From the Hyphomicrobium sp. ghe19 genome, one window contains:
- the tilS gene encoding tRNA lysidine(34) synthetase TilS gives MPVTDVEADAAVERLARFGHVVLAVSGGPDSMALMVLAAEWRARSKSPAPSISIATVDHGLRPQSRFEAEQVGAAARRLDLPHAILTWEDVKPRTGVPMAAREARYRLLDEHARGFAADSVAVATAHHLDDQAETFAMRLQRGAGIDGLSGMRTERPIAETSPVTLVRPLLGFGKARLVATVAARGIAYVEDPTNMDDRYERTRVRSALSNFHDAGLSPQALATSARRLGDARDALVYAEERFIASLALSFGNEIFATLDRRAFDDGPAYLRQKVLAGLIARYGGDSPEPRLSEIEVLAAQLQRNGKAATTIGATLGGAMISGGPRFIRIWREAGRLDQTAIELRRGDVRVWDSRFVLRWSAKTGDRGSQAGGASVITVKPLGPAAYRAILPRLRERMLPPARASAALPSFWAGEQFVAAPSLAPFALAGAEPLDPAGFNLTPLATSTF, from the coding sequence TTGCCGGTCACCGATGTCGAAGCGGACGCCGCGGTCGAGCGGCTGGCGCGCTTCGGCCACGTCGTGCTTGCCGTCTCCGGCGGTCCCGACAGCATGGCGCTGATGGTTCTCGCGGCGGAATGGCGGGCACGCTCGAAATCGCCGGCGCCGTCCATCTCCATTGCGACCGTCGATCATGGTCTTCGGCCTCAATCGCGTTTCGAGGCCGAACAGGTCGGCGCGGCTGCGCGACGCCTGGATTTGCCCCATGCGATTTTGACCTGGGAAGATGTGAAGCCGCGCACCGGCGTGCCGATGGCCGCGCGGGAAGCGCGTTATCGCCTTCTGGATGAACACGCGCGCGGCTTCGCTGCCGACAGCGTTGCCGTCGCGACGGCTCATCATCTCGATGATCAGGCCGAAACGTTCGCCATGCGGCTGCAGCGCGGTGCGGGAATCGATGGCCTTTCAGGCATGCGGACCGAAAGGCCTATCGCCGAGACGTCTCCGGTTACTCTGGTGCGGCCTCTGCTCGGCTTTGGAAAAGCGCGTCTCGTCGCGACCGTCGCCGCGCGCGGCATTGCCTACGTCGAAGACCCGACGAACATGGATGACCGCTACGAGCGCACGCGCGTTCGTTCGGCGTTGTCCAATTTCCACGATGCGGGATTGTCGCCGCAAGCGCTTGCCACATCGGCGCGCCGCCTTGGTGATGCGCGCGATGCGCTCGTCTATGCCGAAGAGCGTTTCATTGCGTCGCTCGCGCTTTCGTTCGGCAATGAGATCTTCGCGACGCTGGACCGGCGCGCTTTTGACGACGGTCCGGCCTACCTGCGGCAGAAGGTGTTGGCGGGTCTCATCGCTCGCTATGGAGGCGATAGTCCGGAGCCGAGGTTATCCGAAATCGAGGTCCTGGCGGCGCAGCTGCAACGGAATGGGAAGGCGGCTACAACTATCGGTGCCACGCTGGGTGGCGCGATGATCTCGGGAGGGCCCCGCTTCATTCGCATCTGGCGGGAGGCTGGCCGTCTCGATCAGACGGCGATCGAACTTCGACGTGGAGATGTCCGCGTTTGGGACAGTCGATTTGTGCTGCGCTGGTCTGCGAAAACCGGGGACCGAGGGTCGCAGGCAGGTGGCGCCTCCGTCATTACCGTCAAACCACTGGGGCCGGCCGCATACCGGGCGATCCTGCCGCGGCTTCGCGAGCGTATGCTGCCACCCGCGCGTGCGTCGGCGGCGCTCCCGTCATTTTGGGCGGGAGAACAATTCGTTGCAGCGCCCTCCCTCGCGCCGTTTGCCCTGGCGGGGGCTGAGCCGCTCGACCCCGCCGGCTTTAATCTTACCCCGTTGGCAACGAGTACATTTTAA
- the ftsH gene encoding ATP-dependent zinc metalloprotease FtsH, protein MNPNYQKLAIWAALFVLLLALYNLVSNPSTTRRTNEIPYSEFLDAVDKGNVSDAMIAGNRITGTKKDASSTDAAFSTYAPEDPNLVTRLREKGVKFKARPAEDEVQSITSILLSWFPMLLLIGVWIFFMRQMQSGSGRAMGFGKSRAKLLTERHGRVTFEDVAGVDEAKADLEEIVEFLRDPQKFQRLGGRIPRGCLLVGPPGTGKTLIARAVAGEANVPFFTISGSDFVEMFVGVGASRVRDMFEQAKKNAPCIIFIDEIDAVGRHRGAGLGGGNDEREQTLNQLLVEMDGFEANEGIIIIAATNRPDVLDPALLRPGRFDRQIVVPNPDVVGRERILRVHMKKVPLAPDVDPKVIARGTPGFSGADLANLVNEAALLAARRNKRLVTQAEFEDSKDKVMMGAERKTMAMTEEEKLATAYHEAGHAIVNLVVPGNDPLHKVTIIPRGRALGVTMSLPERDRLSYSKQWCEGKIAMAFGGRVAEQIIYGREHLNTGASSDISQATNIAKKMVTEWGMSDKLGPLLYSENQQEVFLGHSITQQKNMSEETARLIDEETRRIVTTGEKIAWEVLTQHKGELEAMAQALMEYETINGDECKAIMRGDKIVRPSDDDGSKGPAGSAVPSAGRQPPRPRGEPKGGIDIEPEPQPQ, encoded by the coding sequence ATGAACCCGAATTATCAGAAACTTGCGATCTGGGCGGCGTTGTTCGTCCTATTGCTGGCACTCTACAATCTGGTCAGCAACCCGAGCACGACCCGCCGGACGAACGAAATTCCGTATTCGGAATTTCTAGATGCCGTCGATAAGGGTAACGTGTCGGATGCCATGATCGCGGGCAACCGCATCACCGGAACGAAAAAAGACGCAAGCTCGACTGATGCGGCGTTCTCGACTTACGCTCCGGAAGACCCGAACCTCGTGACCCGCCTGCGCGAGAAGGGTGTGAAGTTCAAAGCGCGGCCTGCCGAGGATGAAGTGCAGTCGATCACAAGCATTCTTCTGAGCTGGTTTCCGATGCTTCTGCTCATCGGCGTGTGGATCTTTTTCATGCGCCAGATGCAGTCGGGCTCCGGCCGAGCAATGGGCTTCGGCAAATCTCGCGCGAAGCTCCTGACGGAGCGGCACGGCCGCGTCACGTTCGAGGACGTTGCAGGCGTCGACGAAGCGAAAGCCGATCTCGAGGAGATCGTCGAGTTTCTTCGCGACCCGCAGAAATTCCAGCGGCTCGGCGGGCGCATTCCGCGTGGCTGCTTGCTGGTCGGCCCTCCCGGCACCGGTAAGACGCTCATCGCGCGCGCCGTTGCCGGCGAAGCCAATGTGCCGTTCTTCACGATCTCGGGCTCCGACTTTGTCGAGATGTTCGTCGGTGTCGGTGCAAGCCGCGTGCGCGATATGTTCGAGCAGGCGAAAAAGAACGCGCCTTGCATCATCTTCATCGACGAAATCGATGCCGTCGGCCGTCATCGCGGCGCCGGTCTTGGTGGCGGCAACGACGAGCGCGAACAGACGCTCAACCAGTTGCTGGTCGAGATGGATGGTTTCGAAGCGAACGAAGGCATCATCATCATCGCGGCGACGAACCGTCCCGACGTGCTCGATCCGGCGTTGCTCAGGCCTGGCCGTTTCGACCGCCAGATCGTCGTTCCCAATCCGGATGTGGTTGGGCGCGAGAGAATTCTGCGCGTTCACATGAAGAAGGTGCCGCTTGCACCCGACGTCGATCCGAAGGTCATTGCTCGCGGAACCCCTGGGTTCTCGGGCGCCGATCTCGCGAACCTCGTCAACGAAGCGGCGTTGCTTGCCGCGCGACGCAACAAGCGGCTCGTGACGCAGGCGGAGTTCGAAGATTCCAAAGACAAGGTCATGATGGGCGCCGAGCGCAAGACCATGGCCATGACCGAGGAAGAGAAACTCGCGACTGCCTATCACGAGGCGGGCCACGCGATCGTCAATCTCGTCGTGCCGGGCAACGATCCCCTGCACAAGGTGACGATCATTCCGCGTGGCCGGGCGCTGGGCGTAACGATGAGTTTGCCGGAGCGAGATCGCCTCAGCTATTCGAAGCAGTGGTGCGAAGGCAAGATCGCGATGGCTTTCGGCGGCCGTGTCGCCGAGCAGATCATCTATGGCCGCGAGCATTTGAATACGGGTGCTTCGAGCGACATCAGCCAGGCGACGAACATCGCCAAGAAGATGGTGACGGAGTGGGGCATGAGCGACAAGCTCGGGCCGCTGCTCTACTCGGAAAACCAGCAGGAAGTGTTCCTCGGTCATTCGATCACGCAGCAGAAGAACATGAGCGAGGAAACAGCCCGGCTCATCGACGAGGAAACCCGTCGCATCGTGACGACGGGCGAGAAGATCGCTTGGGAAGTGCTGACGCAGCACAAGGGCGAGCTCGAGGCGATGGCTCAAGCGCTGATGGAATACGAGACGATCAACGGCGACGAGTGCAAAGCGATCATGCGTGGCGACAAGATCGTGCGTCCGTCGGACGATGACGGCAGCAAGGGTCCGGCTGGCTCGGCCGTTCCGTCTGCAGGCCGGCAGCCGCCGCGGCCAAGGGGCGAGCCTAAGGGCGGGATCGACATCGAGCCCGAACCGCAGCCGCAGTAA
- the folP gene encoding dihydropteroate synthase — translation MKRSVYLQPSAIFWDRSSRRAVDEAEIPEWKGLPLAGSRLSFAALDVLTRASPETKRRTVILGDAFSGDWGREALSAADILKELSEPRARVAGLSLERPRIMGIINVTPDSFSDGGQFATTETAIAQGLRLVEEGADILDIGGESTRPNSDTVAVDEELRRVIPVVEGLRAKTDAVISVDTRKAEVMRRAAAAGADILNDVSAFTYDAEALEVAAETGLPIILMHAQGDPKTMNENPQYEDVVLDVFDYLEGRIQACVAAGIPKAKLVADPGIGFGKHLHHNVAVMAGLSLYHGLGVPLLLGVSRKKMIGQLCNVEDAKDRVPGSLACAIAGIAAGVQIVRVHDVKETKQAIEVWRACAAGTEKGLD, via the coding sequence ATGAAACGATCAGTCTACCTGCAGCCTAGTGCGATTTTCTGGGATCGGAGTTCGCGGCGTGCGGTCGATGAGGCCGAGATTCCGGAATGGAAGGGATTGCCGCTTGCGGGCAGCCGTCTTTCGTTCGCGGCCCTCGATGTCCTGACGCGCGCTTCGCCTGAAACGAAACGGCGGACGGTCATTCTCGGAGACGCGTTCAGCGGCGATTGGGGACGCGAGGCGTTATCGGCCGCCGATATTCTTAAGGAGTTATCGGAACCTCGTGCGCGGGTTGCCGGACTGTCGCTCGAGCGCCCTCGCATCATGGGCATCATCAACGTCACGCCGGACAGCTTCTCGGACGGCGGCCAGTTCGCGACCACTGAGACGGCAATCGCACAGGGCCTGAGACTTGTCGAAGAAGGTGCGGACATTCTCGACATCGGCGGCGAGAGCACGCGGCCGAATTCCGATACGGTGGCGGTTGATGAAGAATTGCGCCGGGTCATTCCCGTCGTCGAAGGACTGCGCGCCAAAACCGATGCGGTGATCTCGGTCGATACGCGGAAGGCCGAGGTCATGCGGCGCGCGGCGGCAGCGGGTGCCGACATTCTCAATGACGTCTCGGCGTTCACGTACGACGCGGAAGCCTTGGAAGTTGCGGCCGAGACCGGGCTGCCGATCATTCTGATGCATGCGCAGGGTGATCCGAAGACGATGAACGAAAATCCGCAGTACGAAGACGTCGTCCTCGATGTGTTCGATTATCTCGAAGGCCGCATTCAGGCCTGCGTCGCTGCCGGTATCCCGAAGGCGAAGCTCGTCGCCGATCCGGGCATCGGCTTCGGCAAGCACCTTCATCACAACGTTGCCGTGATGGCGGGGCTGTCGCTCTATCACGGCCTCGGCGTTCCGCTGCTTCTCGGCGTCAGCCGAAAGAAGATGATCGGGCAACTCTGCAACGTGGAAGACGCGAAAGACCGGGTGCCCGGGTCGCTGGCTTGCGCTATCGCGGGCATTGCCGCGGGCGTGCAGATCGTGCGCGTTCACGACGTCAAGGAAACGAAGCAGGCCATAGAAGTTTGGCGCGCTTGCGCGGCGGGTACGGAGAAGGGGCTCGACTGA
- a CDS encoding APC family permease, which translates to MAEAPTDAKQPSLRRSIGTTQLALYALGSMIGSGIYGLIGKAAGEAGSAVWLAFLVALVAALLTSLSYASLGSRYPRAGGAAYVTDRAFRRPSLSFTIGLALVASGLTSIATQSKIFAAILADMTGLDALPPTALAAGFLLILSGIVFRGIRESMWVNVVCTLMEVSGLLLVIASGMSYWGTVNYFETPPDRADFGLPLIVLQASVLTFFAFIGFEDAVNVAEECRDPTRTIPRGLVIATLAAAVLYVAVSITAVSVLPWQELAAAPSPLTAVMQRTLPDMPAGLMSFIALFSVANTALVNYVTASRLIYGMSGQGLLPGFMGRVHQTRRTPHVAIWLLFALLLLLIMAGEIADLAAATVLLLLIVFIAVNASLIVLKRRTGEAPGQFEIPLILPIAGVVVCAALLITRVASTDWRAPAVAGALLAAILGFYLVLRMMKLTNR; encoded by the coding sequence GTGGCCGAAGCGCCGACTGACGCAAAGCAGCCGAGCCTCCGCCGCTCCATCGGAACGACTCAGCTGGCGCTCTATGCGCTCGGCAGCATGATCGGATCGGGCATCTACGGCCTCATCGGCAAAGCGGCCGGCGAAGCCGGATCTGCCGTCTGGCTGGCATTCCTCGTCGCACTCGTCGCAGCCCTGCTGACATCGCTATCCTATGCCTCGCTCGGCTCGCGTTACCCCCGCGCTGGCGGCGCTGCGTACGTCACCGACCGAGCGTTTCGCCGTCCAAGTCTCAGCTTCACCATCGGCCTCGCTCTCGTCGCGTCCGGACTGACATCGATCGCGACCCAGTCGAAGATCTTCGCGGCGATCCTCGCCGACATGACGGGGCTCGATGCCTTGCCGCCAACCGCCCTTGCGGCGGGCTTTCTCCTGATCCTCAGTGGCATCGTCTTTCGCGGCATCCGCGAAAGCATGTGGGTCAACGTCGTCTGCACGCTGATGGAGGTCTCGGGGCTCCTCCTCGTGATCGCGTCGGGCATGTCCTATTGGGGCACGGTCAACTACTTCGAAACGCCGCCGGACCGCGCCGACTTCGGACTGCCTCTCATCGTGCTTCAGGCATCCGTGCTCACGTTCTTTGCCTTCATCGGCTTTGAAGATGCCGTCAACGTCGCCGAGGAATGCAGAGATCCCACGCGCACGATCCCGCGAGGCCTCGTCATCGCGACGCTCGCTGCGGCGGTCCTCTATGTGGCTGTCTCGATAACGGCGGTGTCGGTCTTGCCGTGGCAGGAACTCGCCGCAGCGCCGAGTCCATTGACAGCCGTCATGCAGCGTACCCTCCCCGACATGCCGGCCGGGCTGATGAGCTTCATCGCGCTCTTTTCGGTGGCGAACACCGCGCTCGTCAACTACGTGACGGCATCCCGACTGATCTACGGCATGTCCGGACAGGGGCTTCTGCCAGGCTTCATGGGACGCGTGCACCAGACGCGAAGAACGCCCCACGTCGCGATCTGGCTTCTCTTCGCGCTGCTGCTCCTATTGATCATGGCGGGAGAAATCGCCGATCTCGCCGCCGCGACCGTGCTGTTGCTGCTGATCGTTTTCATCGCCGTCAACGCGTCGCTCATCGTGTTGAAACGCCGGACGGGCGAAGCGCCGGGGCAATTCGAGATTCCCTTGATCCTGCCGATCGCCGGCGTCGTCGTCTGTGCAGCGCTGCTCATCACCCGCGTGGCGAGCACCGATTGGCGCGCCCCGGCCGTCGCAGGCGCGCTTCTCGCGGCAATTCTCGGCTTCTACCTCGTCCTTCGGATGATGAAGCTGACGAACCGATAG
- a CDS encoding ParA family protein, with product MAVFLAVANRKGGVGKSTCSVMLAHGLAVYGGKRVLLIDLDSQCNASLILMGGQGWNEARKAGKTIADYFYDLFDGIPANARDYVAKNVGDVSLANGKPAPISLVPGSLLLEDIQGELYLKQASQSNVPEVVANRVRGRMESLIRRFEGDYDVVILDCAPGLSFAALAALKTADKVIVPFRPDYVSQLAVDRVAMLIEDMRNLDDLAAMPAEDRRYVCLANYVRNDDRDYMMIEEISLVHPVLETFLPQRNGIANAFDYIGQLRTIEVKYSDAAGDVKELHQEIARLVETVAAKKKAKVSVS from the coding sequence ATGGCAGTCTTTCTAGCGGTCGCTAACCGCAAGGGCGGCGTCGGCAAATCCACTTGCTCGGTGATGCTGGCGCACGGGCTCGCTGTCTACGGGGGCAAGCGCGTCCTGCTGATCGACCTCGACTCTCAGTGCAACGCATCACTGATCCTGATGGGCGGCCAGGGCTGGAATGAAGCCCGTAAGGCCGGCAAGACCATCGCCGACTACTTCTACGACCTCTTCGACGGCATTCCCGCCAACGCCCGTGACTACGTCGCCAAGAACGTGGGCGATGTTTCCCTGGCAAACGGCAAACCGGCCCCGATTTCGCTCGTCCCCGGTTCGCTCCTCCTGGAGGACATCCAGGGCGAACTCTACCTGAAGCAGGCAAGCCAGAGCAACGTGCCGGAAGTCGTCGCGAACCGCGTTCGCGGCCGCATGGAAAGCCTCATCCGCCGCTTCGAAGGCGATTACGACGTCGTCATTCTCGACTGCGCGCCGGGCCTCTCGTTCGCGGCGCTCGCGGCCCTTAAGACGGCCGACAAAGTCATCGTGCCGTTCCGGCCCGATTACGTCTCGCAGCTCGCCGTCGATCGCGTCGCCATGCTGATCGAGGACATGCGCAATCTCGACGACTTGGCCGCGATGCCGGCTGAGGACAGGCGTTATGTCTGCCTCGCAAACTACGTGCGCAACGACGACCGGGACTATATGATGATCGAGGAAATAAGCCTCGTGCATCCGGTGCTCGAGACATTCCTGCCGCAAAGGAATGGCATCGCCAATGCCTTCGACTACATCGGTCAACTGCGAACGATCGAAGTGAAGTATTCCGATGCCGCCGGCGACGTCAAAGAGCTTCATCAGGAAATCGCCCGCCTGGTTGAAACTGTGGCGGCGAAGAAGAAAGCCAAAGTTTCTGTCTCTTAA
- the glmM gene encoding phosphoglucosamine mutase, whose translation MTRRYFGTDGIRGLANTHPMTSEIALKVGMAAGTVFRSGTHRHRVVIGKDTRLSGYMLEAALMSGFTSVGMDVFLLGPMPTPAVAMLTRSLRADLGVMLSASHNPSNDNGIKLFDPDGYKLSDEMEKQIEDLIDADSKALLVDADRIGRATRVESAQERYIEFAKRTMPKQLRLAGLRIVIDCANGAGYKVAPEALWELGAEVIKIGVEPNGRNINLNCGSTSPKALVEKVKELRADIGIALDGDADRVVIVDEKGDIVDGDQLMAVIAESWHRTGKLAAGGIVATVMSNLGLERYLRSIGLTLARTPVGDRYVTEHMRKHGFNVGGEQSGHIVLSDFTTTGDGLVSALQVLACVVATGKTVSEVCNRFQPLPQILRNVRYASGHPLEDTRVVKAIEGAKAKLGENGRLVIRPSGTEPVIRVMAEGDDEKVVSSIVGDICDAVKSAAAAAA comes from the coding sequence ATGACACGCCGCTATTTCGGTACGGACGGCATTCGCGGTCTCGCCAACACGCATCCGATGACATCGGAGATTGCGTTGAAGGTCGGGATGGCGGCCGGAACCGTTTTCCGGTCGGGCACACATCGCCACCGCGTCGTGATCGGCAAGGACACGCGGCTTTCCGGCTACATGCTGGAAGCGGCGCTCATGTCGGGTTTCACGTCGGTTGGGATGGACGTGTTCCTCCTCGGACCGATGCCGACGCCGGCCGTCGCCATGTTGACGCGGTCGCTGCGCGCCGACCTCGGCGTGATGCTGTCGGCTTCCCACAATCCTTCCAACGACAATGGGATCAAGCTCTTCGATCCGGACGGCTACAAGTTGTCGGACGAGATGGAGAAGCAGATCGAAGATTTGATCGATGCCGACAGCAAAGCCCTGCTCGTCGACGCCGATCGCATCGGGCGGGCGACGCGGGTCGAGAGTGCGCAGGAGCGGTATATCGAATTCGCCAAGCGCACGATGCCGAAGCAGCTGCGCCTCGCGGGCCTGCGCATCGTCATCGATTGCGCGAACGGCGCCGGATACAAGGTTGCGCCGGAAGCGCTGTGGGAACTTGGCGCCGAGGTCATCAAAATCGGCGTCGAGCCTAACGGCCGCAACATCAATTTGAATTGCGGTTCGACGTCGCCGAAGGCGCTCGTCGAGAAGGTTAAAGAGCTTCGCGCCGACATCGGCATCGCGCTCGACGGCGACGCAGACCGCGTCGTGATCGTGGACGAGAAGGGCGACATCGTCGATGGCGATCAGCTCATGGCGGTGATCGCGGAAAGCTGGCACCGGACGGGCAAGCTCGCGGCTGGCGGTATCGTTGCGACGGTGATGAGCAACCTCGGCCTCGAGCGCTACTTGCGCTCGATCGGGTTGACGCTCGCGCGGACGCCGGTCGGGGATCGTTACGTCACCGAGCATATGCGCAAGCACGGGTTCAATGTCGGCGGCGAGCAATCGGGGCATATCGTGCTGTCCGATTTCACGACGACGGGCGACGGATTGGTCTCTGCACTGCAGGTTCTGGCGTGCGTCGTCGCCACGGGGAAGACGGTGTCGGAAGTTTGCAATCGCTTCCAGCCGCTGCCGCAGATTTTGCGAAACGTGCGGTACGCCAGCGGGCATCCCCTCGAGGATACGCGGGTCGTCAAGGCCATCGAAGGCGCGAAAGCGAAGCTTGGAGAGAATGGCCGTCTCGTTATTCGGCCTTCGGGCACGGAACCTGTCATCCGTGTGATGGCGGAAGGTGACGACGAGAAAGTCGTGTCAAGCATCGTCGGCGACATCTGCGACGCGGTTAAGTCGGCGGCGGCAGCGGCGGCGTAA
- a CDS encoding outer membrane protein: MLFTRKVLVLSAALVLGSALGASAADLGSTSLKDAPIMEAMPAASAGWYARVDGGYNWFGGPSLSFDGLETSGSKQDGAWSVGGGIGRYFGRGFRGDITVDHIFDSTTETTLVGAGTSKFDVSSTVVLANLYYDFNRGGRFIPYIGAGIGYAHNSTSSGTFSDCVCTTEFDGKSKDNFAAAAMAGVSWRIRGGQTTYVSGMKDEPVAVSSGNALYLDFGYRFLYLGDAETAAYTADTTTSEEKLKSITAHQLRVGLRYDLN, translated from the coding sequence ATGCTTTTTACGCGCAAAGTACTCGTTCTCAGCGCGGCACTCGTTCTCGGCAGTGCTCTGGGTGCGTCGGCTGCTGACCTTGGCAGCACCAGTCTCAAGGATGCTCCGATCATGGAGGCCATGCCGGCTGCGTCGGCTGGTTGGTATGCCCGCGTCGACGGCGGATACAATTGGTTTGGCGGTCCTTCGCTGAGCTTCGACGGTCTCGAGACGAGCGGCTCGAAACAAGACGGCGCGTGGAGCGTCGGTGGCGGTATCGGCCGCTATTTCGGACGCGGCTTCCGCGGCGATATCACGGTCGATCATATCTTCGACTCCACCACCGAAACGACCCTTGTGGGCGCCGGCACGTCGAAATTCGACGTAAGCAGCACAGTCGTTCTCGCCAACCTCTATTATGATTTCAATCGCGGCGGCCGCTTCATTCCCTACATCGGGGCGGGCATTGGCTACGCGCATAACAGCACGTCGTCTGGCACGTTCTCGGATTGCGTCTGTACGACGGAATTCGACGGAAAGTCGAAGGACAATTTCGCGGCAGCGGCAATGGCCGGTGTCTCGTGGCGCATCCGCGGCGGTCAGACGACCTACGTCAGCGGCATGAAGGATGAGCCGGTTGCGGTCAGCTCGGGCAACGCGCTCTACCTCGATTTCGGATACCGGTTCCTTTATCTGGGCGACGCTGAAACCGCTGCATATACGGCTGACACCACGACATCAGAGGAAAAGCTGAAGAGCATCACCGCGCACCAACTCCGCGTCGGCCTTCGGTACGACCTGAACTGA
- a CDS encoding phosphoserine transaminase produces MPELKKPQSKPQRPFFSSGPCVKRPGWRPDALEGALVGRSHRSADGRERLKLAVDRTRDILNLPPGYEVAIVPGSDTGAFELAMWNLLGERGADVLAWDVFGRNWLRDVIGELKLPDVRAFEGNPGYLPDLSVLDFSRDVLFTWNGTTTGVKVPDGNWIPDDRTGLVFCDATSALFAEDIDIGKVDVLTYSWQKALGGEGAHGMLVLSPRALDRLVSYRPPWPIPKLFRLTNHDGILWDVFQGVTINTPSMLCVEDYLDALAWAAGLGGIAGTIARSKASSSVLYEWIDRTPWVAPLAADPRTRSHTSVAMRFAEPALAEASEDVRLDVMRDMVRLLEDEGAAFDIAAYRGMPPGLRVWCGATVEADDIAALLPWLDWAYAKVRAGAISA; encoded by the coding sequence ATGCCCGAACTCAAAAAGCCACAGAGCAAACCGCAAAGACCATTCTTTTCATCCGGCCCGTGCGTCAAGCGCCCCGGGTGGCGACCGGATGCGTTGGAGGGCGCGCTCGTCGGGCGTTCGCATAGGTCTGCCGATGGTCGCGAGAGATTGAAGCTTGCCGTCGACCGGACGCGGGATATTCTCAACCTGCCGCCCGGTTATGAGGTCGCGATCGTTCCAGGTTCCGATACCGGCGCGTTCGAACTCGCGATGTGGAATCTTTTGGGCGAACGCGGCGCCGATGTCCTGGCGTGGGACGTGTTCGGCCGTAACTGGCTGCGAGACGTAATCGGCGAGTTGAAGCTTCCTGATGTGCGCGCGTTCGAAGGCAATCCTGGGTATCTTCCCGATCTCAGCGTTCTGGATTTTTCGCGCGACGTGCTCTTCACCTGGAACGGCACGACGACGGGCGTGAAGGTGCCGGACGGCAATTGGATTCCCGATGATCGCACCGGCCTCGTGTTTTGCGATGCGACGTCGGCGCTATTCGCGGAAGACATCGACATCGGCAAAGTCGACGTACTGACCTATTCGTGGCAAAAGGCGCTTGGCGGAGAGGGTGCGCACGGCATGCTCGTCCTATCGCCCCGTGCGCTCGACCGCCTCGTTTCCTATCGTCCGCCTTGGCCCATACCGAAGCTTTTCAGGCTGACGAACCATGACGGGATTCTCTGGGACGTCTTTCAGGGCGTGACGATCAATACGCCGTCGATGCTGTGCGTCGAAGATTATCTCGATGCGCTCGCGTGGGCCGCAGGGCTTGGGGGGATCGCCGGAACGATCGCGCGGAGCAAGGCCAGTTCGTCGGTGCTGTACGAGTGGATCGACCGGACACCCTGGGTCGCGCCGCTCGCCGCCGATCCGCGGACGCGCTCGCACACCTCCGTCGCAATGCGATTTGCGGAGCCCGCGCTCGCCGAGGCTTCCGAGGACGTGCGGCTCGATGTCATGCGCGATATGGTGCGACTGCTCGAGGATGAGGGTGCGGCCTTCGATATCGCCGCTTACCGGGGCATGCCGCCGGGGCTTCGCGTCTGGTGCGGCGCTACGGTCGAGGCCGACGATATCGCCGCACTTCTACCGTGGCTCGATTGGGCGTATGCGAAAGTTCGCGCGGGGGCGATCTCGGCCTGA